One Desulfobulbus oligotrophicus DNA segment encodes these proteins:
- a CDS encoding DUF3352 domain-containing protein — MKKRVGIVLILAVIVGCGWFLAVKGKSAVGQYARYLPSDVIGAVNLTHLSAVSDNIASSSLGRFLAKDTMHTIIRELGGGNETIAEYDRLYDSVVEVAADPAFRTVFGDDVTLALLSPDKIDQTRDPAETLRQSLVVVARTAAAGAIDMLSKIISHAKVSRETIDGVAFVKIVMDDNQAVYGYTEGRLLFLAYDPAVIRACISGDKDVERLAQAPMYQQAVSFWQPYPAKDVYSRVYLNVDQLTRLTQRLPDAEIKESGELLAGITSLFSIGYLTPQGMENRGYSSYRYDQLHPMIKSTVDAAGVNRTVHFFKDSTLLYNWTSSLQPEVLIGTLASDRNTYQEMDADVRQILGVSLDELGKAFGPQYGGMLDEIVHTPLFPWPKAVLFVEVRDRKIAETVLNGIRRLITGSGMVAEQQDQVQGHTVYSWPILPAESAQPAIALTDDMLYLATSKATLQNLLAADTASNQLTATVKETMGTGVVDRLMTANSSSLIVQPHQMAVQAGAALDWLGGILTATKNISMGRLNREVVQLLQSVDQVVATSHLTEERAEWTMTVKKAAE; from the coding sequence ATGAAAAAAAGAGTGGGGATTGTCCTCATCTTGGCTGTTATTGTCGGTTGTGGCTGGTTTTTGGCCGTGAAGGGCAAGTCTGCCGTGGGGCAGTATGCCCGTTACCTGCCGTCTGATGTGATTGGCGCTGTCAACCTGACGCATCTGTCTGCCGTGAGTGACAATATTGCCTCTTCATCCCTGGGCCGGTTTCTGGCAAAAGACACCATGCACACCATTATTCGTGAGCTGGGCGGGGGCAACGAAACAATAGCTGAATATGATCGGCTGTATGACAGCGTGGTCGAGGTGGCGGCGGATCCGGCCTTTCGCACCGTGTTCGGCGATGATGTCACCCTGGCGCTGTTATCACCGGACAAGATCGACCAGACCCGGGATCCGGCTGAAACCCTGCGGCAATCTCTGGTGGTGGTGGCCAGAACAGCGGCGGCCGGAGCCATTGATATGCTCAGTAAAATAATCAGCCATGCCAAAGTCAGCCGAGAGACCATTGACGGCGTCGCGTTTGTCAAGATCGTTATGGATGACAACCAGGCAGTGTACGGCTACACCGAGGGAAGGCTGCTGTTTCTGGCCTATGATCCGGCGGTTATCCGGGCCTGCATAAGTGGTGACAAGGATGTCGAGCGATTGGCGCAGGCACCGATGTATCAGCAGGCGGTGTCCTTTTGGCAGCCGTATCCGGCAAAGGACGTGTACAGCCGGGTGTACCTGAATGTCGATCAGCTTACTCGCCTGACCCAGAGGTTGCCGGATGCGGAGATCAAGGAGAGCGGTGAGTTGCTTGCCGGCATAACGTCTCTGTTTTCGATCGGGTACCTGACGCCGCAGGGCATGGAGAACAGGGGTTATTCCAGCTACCGGTATGATCAGCTTCATCCGATGATCAAAAGTACGGTGGATGCTGCCGGCGTGAACCGCACCGTCCACTTTTTCAAAGACAGCACCTTGCTGTACAACTGGACCTCCTCATTGCAGCCGGAGGTGCTCATCGGGACCCTGGCCTCTGACCGGAATACCTACCAGGAGATGGATGCAGATGTTCGACAGATCCTGGGTGTATCACTGGATGAGCTGGGCAAGGCCTTTGGTCCCCAGTATGGCGGGATGCTTGACGAGATCGTCCACACCCCGCTCTTCCCCTGGCCAAAGGCTGTTTTGTTTGTGGAAGTGCGCGACCGGAAGATTGCCGAAACAGTGCTGAACGGTATTCGACGGCTCATAACCGGCAGCGGCATGGTGGCTGAACAGCAGGATCAGGTACAGGGACATACGGTCTACTCCTGGCCGATCCTGCCTGCGGAGTCTGCTCAGCCGGCGATAGCGCTGACCGATGACATGCTGTACCTGGCCACGAGTAAGGCTACCCTGCAGAATCTGCTTGCTGCAGATACAGCAAGCAACCAACTGACTGCAACAGTAAAGGAGACCATGGGAACAGGTGTGGTTGACCGTCTGATGACAGCCAACTCCAGCAGCCTGATCGTGCAGCCGCACCAGATGGCTGTGCAGGCCGGTGCAGCCCTTGACTGGCTGGGTGGCATTCTCACGGCAACCAAAAACATCTCCATGGGGCGTTTGAACAGGGAAGTCGTACAGCTCCTGCAGTCCGTTGATCAGGTTGTGGCAACCAGTCATCTGACTGAAGAACGGGCTGAATGGACCATGACCGTGAAAAAGGCGGCTGAATAG